The Deltaproteobacteria bacterium genome window below encodes:
- a CDS encoding YkgJ family cysteine cluster protein: MNKFIKKKTLLLHLYDIFDDYVKSYFEVACIKGCASCCTQNVTLTTLEAFLILEDLRQTEQPHVLSRLEMSNPALFRPRYTINDLALACFNRQEPPGEKPGPELGSCPLLENDLCLVYESRPFACRSFLSLEPCQLSGQADVPSRLISVITACQQVIEHLDTGGWFGNLTDLLFLLAHEDNSARYALDEALSVLDLPGAKPLPGFLIPPHDTVFVQPFLARLFDSDLGGVSFYSKLNDLRRLPAGLNTGFRSAGNK, encoded by the coding sequence ATGAACAAGTTCATAAAAAAAAAGACCCTTTTATTACACCTCTATGACATTTTTGATGACTACGTCAAAAGTTACTTCGAGGTAGCATGCATTAAAGGCTGCGCCTCATGCTGTACTCAAAATGTGACCCTGACCACCCTGGAGGCCTTTCTGATCCTGGAAGACTTAAGGCAAACCGAACAGCCCCATGTTCTATCCCGCCTTGAAATGTCCAACCCGGCTCTTTTCCGGCCCCGCTATACGATTAATGATCTGGCTTTGGCCTGCTTCAACCGCCAGGAGCCGCCTGGGGAAAAGCCTGGGCCGGAGCTGGGCTCTTGCCCGTTACTGGAAAACGACCTCTGCCTGGTCTATGAGTCTCGACCGTTTGCCTGCCGCAGTTTCCTGTCGCTTGAACCCTGCCAGCTAAGCGGACAGGCCGATGTGCCTTCGCGCCTGATTTCAGTGATAACGGCCTGTCAGCAGGTTATTGAACACCTGGACACGGGGGGATGGTTTGGCAACTTAACTGACCTGCTTTTTCTGCTGGCCCATGAGGACAATTCCGCAAGATACGCCTTAGATGAAGCGCTTTCAGTATTGGACCTGCCAGGCGCCAAACCCCTTCCAGGTTTTTTAATTCCACCGCATGATACCGTTTTTGTGCAGCCGTTTCTGGCGCGGCTTTTTGATAGTGACCTGGGCGGCGTGTCTTTTTACAGTAAATTGAATGATCTTCGCCGCCTGCCCGCTGGCCTGAATACCGGTTTCCGTTCTGCTGGGAATAAATAA
- a CDS encoding nucleoside phosphorylase: protein MSVNEGFFPKEEPAEEPWPEQAVLAFTRRELAILKALRGPGRELNLIFGLTQLISWPDWLLAGPILGAPQAVMVMEYLRLKGVRTFLSLGLCGSIQPDLSIGQIVLPQAALSEEGTSAHYLLEDEFASADPDLSRQLAEHLADQGLNYRTGRVWTTDAPYRETRDKVQRYSAQGILAVDMEASALMTAARFHGLTFAGLMIVSDELRLDEHFLGFNSPKLTQGLTDAAKIIIRTLQ, encoded by the coding sequence TTGAGCGTAAACGAGGGATTTTTTCCGAAAGAGGAGCCAGCCGAGGAACCATGGCCCGAGCAGGCAGTACTGGCCTTTACCCGCAGAGAGCTTGCCATCCTGAAGGCTCTGCGGGGACCGGGCCGGGAGTTAAACCTGATCTTCGGTCTGACACAGCTTATTTCCTGGCCTGATTGGCTTCTGGCCGGACCTATCCTGGGAGCGCCGCAGGCGGTCATGGTAATGGAGTATCTACGCCTCAAGGGCGTCCGGACTTTCCTTTCTCTGGGCCTGTGCGGGTCTATTCAGCCAGACCTCAGCATTGGTCAGATCGTTTTACCCCAGGCTGCCCTTTCCGAGGAAGGGACTTCGGCCCATTATCTTCTTGAAGATGAATTTGCATCGGCGGATCCGGATTTATCCCGGCAGTTAGCTGAGCATCTGGCCGACCAGGGTCTTAATTACCGCACCGGCCGGGTGTGGACAACGGATGCCCCTTATCGTGAGACCAGAGACAAGGTTCAGAGGTATTCGGCTCAAGGAATCCTGGCGGTGGATATGGAGGCTTCGGCCTTGATGACCGCAGCTCGCTTCCACGGTCTGACCTTTGCTGGCCTGATGATCGTCTCTGATGAACTTCGGCTTGACGAACATTTTCTGGGTTTTAATTCACCCAAATTAACCCAAGGCCTGACAGATGCCGCAAAAATAATTATAAGAACACTGCAATGA